A stretch of Mesoplodon densirostris isolate mMesDen1 chromosome 9, mMesDen1 primary haplotype, whole genome shotgun sequence DNA encodes these proteins:
- the LSM8 gene encoding LSM8 homolog, U6 small nuclear RNA associated translates to MVGRSAGAAASSWRAVLASLVAGPAVLPAAGPSIMTSALENYINRTVAVITSDGRMIVGTLKGFDQTINLILDESHERVFSSSQGVEQVVLGLYIVRGDNVAVIGEIDEETDSALDLGNIRAEPLNSVAH, encoded by the exons ATGGTTGGCCGG TCGGCGGGAGCCGCCGCTAGTTCCTGGCGGGCAGTTTTAGCTTCTCTTGTCGCCGGTCCTGCTGTGTTGCCAGCTGCCGGGCCGAGCATCATGACGTCCGCCTTGGAGAACTACATCAACC GAACTGTTGCTGTCATTACTTCTGATGGGAGAATGATTGTG GGAACACTGAAGGGTTTTGACCAGACCATTAATTTGATTTTGGATGAAAGCCATGAACGAGTGTTCAGCTCTTCACAGGGAGTAGAACAAGTGGTACTAGGTTTATACATCGTGAGAGGTGATAATGT TGCAGTCATTGGAGAAATTGATGAAGAGACAGATTCTGCACTTGATTTGGGGAATATTCGAGCAGAACCTCTGAACTCTGTAGCACACTAA